A region from the Mangifera indica cultivar Alphonso unplaced genomic scaffold, CATAS_Mindica_2.1 Un_0088, whole genome shotgun sequence genome encodes:
- the LOC123207591 gene encoding uncharacterized protein LOC123207591: protein MYGKLLNRGVEMGSKLDLYKPYRAALNDDWESLLDFYQKLVSWLPYPVSSARDNAFHLAVYSKRKEPLQSLLCISEKRSMGRYGYLIENGYGNTPLHEAAATGNLEAVVALVAHNERLLMEDSENPDENDFLEAVNKKGETPLFIAAAFGRTEVVKFLAPKSLQNLTRFIGREGIEGVTKLKDIHRQRLISVKPKPPASYQLPGAITEGEMIFQPKPGTIQGEIISEPKPVVIPGEIILKPKLGAIQGETIETVPDASILHVAIAGHHFGLCLCPVSFFNFALNWHIQLIFDVLISFQIFLETALYLLNLDDSLATLKDINGWTSLHLLASMPSAFESGYRWATWIHRVFYFCLPIGDDSDNDGTVTAKISKVGKFCASVMRNILEEKRKHKLALKLAERLIEKDSSWDETISWQVVPESQFDEDQSSKGDYKPIPLFLATERGIVEIVNRILEICPQLAEHENDLSQNILHMAIKHRQLDIFNHVKNMKIPMTRLVRKVDKNDYTILHHAADMEEENTEGHPEGPAYQLQDEIKWYKRVNEIMPSHYAVLHDNKQKRTSEGLFKMKHKELLKQAQKWTKGTSNSCSTVAVLVATVAFAAAYTVPGGPNEKGFPVFLNNMLFLVFIVMDAISLICSLTSVVIFLSFLTSPYTYEEFHHTLPNRLSIGFALLFISLTTIMVAFAATLVLIVRSKKPQLTTTIIYTAAIFPVSIFALMNFPLYAAFEKTLLKLYRGLSKIRCVTKLRPPKKPAASEIWSIP, encoded by the exons ATGTACGGGAAGCTTTTGAACCGAGGTGTCGAGATGGGCAGTAAACTTGATTTGTACAAGCCTTATCGGGCAGCCCTGAACGACGATTGGGAATCCCTGTTGGACTTCTACCAGAAACTTGTTAGTTGGCTGCCATATCCTGTAAGTTCCGCCAGGGACAATGCATTTCACTTGGCAGTGTACAGCAAACGCAAAGAACCGCTTCAATCTTTACTTTGTATTTCCGAAAAACGTTCTATGGGCAGGTATGgctatttaattgaaaatggcTACGGGAACACACCTCTTCATGAGGCTGCAGCCACTGGGAACCTGGAGGCCGTAGTGGCCTTGGTCGCTCATAATGAGAGGCTCCTCATGGAAGATTCTGAAAATCCAGATGAGAATGACTTCCTGGAGGCTGTGAATAAGAAAGGCGAAACCCCGCTTTTTATTGCCGCTGCATTTGGGAGAACAGAAGTGGTGAAGTTTTTAGCTCCAAAATCATTACAAAATCTGACCAGATTTATAGGACGAGAAGGAATCGAAGGAGTAACCAAGCTTAAAGATATTCACCGCCAACGCTTGATCAGTGTAAAGCCCAAACCTCCTGCCTCATATCAGCTGCCTGGCGCCATCACAGAGGGTGAAATGATATTCCAGCCCAAGCCTGGTACCATCCAGGGTGAAATAATATCAGAGCCCAAGCCTGTTGTCATCCCGggtgaaataatattaaagcccaagcTTGGTGCCATTCAGGGTGAAACAATCGAGACAGTGCCTGATGCCTCCATTCTGCACGTTGCCATCGCAGGACACCATTTTGGTCTCTGTCTCTGCCCAGTTAGCTTCTTTAATTTTGCTTTGAATTGGCATATTCAACTGATATTTGATGTGctaatttcttttcaaattttcttagaAACGGCTCTATATTTACTGAATCTGGATGATTCGTTAGCAACACTCAAGGACATAAATGGCTGGACCTCTCTTCACCTATTAGCAAGCATGCCCTCAGCTTTCGAAAGTGGATATCGATGGGCCACATGGATCCACAGAGTCTTCTATTTCT GCCTTCCAATTGGTGATGATTCAGATAATGATGGAACAGTTACtgcaaaaatttcaaaag TGGGAAAATTCTGTGCATCAGTAATGAGAAACATcttggaagaaaagagaaagcatAAACTTGCTTTGAAACTAGCGGAGAGACTCATAGAAAAAGATTCTTCTTGGGACGAAACCATTTCTTGGCAAGTGGTCCCAGAGTCTCAATTTGATGAAGACCAGTCTTCAAAAGGAGATTATAAGCCAATCCCATTATTCCTGGCGACTGAAAGAGGAATAGTAGAGATTGTGAACAGGATACTAGAAATTTGTCCCCAGCTAGCTGAGCATGAAAATGATCTGAGTCAGAACATATTGCATATGGCAATTAAGCACCGTCAACTTGACATCTTCaatcatgtgaaaaatatgaaaataccaatGACAAGGTTAGTCCGAAAGGTTGACAAAAATGACTACACCATTTTACACCATGCTGCAGACATGGAAGAAGAGAATACAGAAGGTCACCCTGAAGGACCTGCATACCAACTCCAGGATGAGATAAAGTGGTACAAA CGTGTAAACGAGATAATGCCCTCCCACTACGCAGTGCTGCAcgataataaacaaaaaaggaCTTCCGAAGGGCTATTCAAAATGAAGCACAAAGAACTACTCAAGCAAGCACAGAAATGGACAAAAGGTACTTCTAATTCTTGCTCTACAGTGGCTGTTCTCGTTGCTACCGTGGCCTTCGCAGCTGCCTACACTGTACCAGGAGGTCCCAATGAGAAGGGGTTTCCAGTTTTCCTCAACAACATGCTCTTCTTGGTTTTCATAGTCATGGACGCTATTTCTTTGATTTGCTCCTTGACCTCGGTTGTAATATTCTTGTCCTTCCTCACATCGCCTTATACGTATGAAGAATTCCACCACACACTCCCTAACAGACTCTCAATAGGCTTCGCCTTACTCTTCATTTCATTAACTACAATAATGGTCGCATTCGCGGCAACATTAGTGCTCATAGTTCGTTCGAAAAAGCCACAATTGACCACCACTATCATTTATACTGCTGCAATTTTTCCCGTCAGCATATTCGCACTCATGAATTTTCCTCTGTATGCTGCATTTGAGAAAACTTTGCTCAAGTTGTATCGTGGATTGTCTAAGATTCGGTGTGTCACAAAGCTTCGACCGCCTAAGAAGCCAGCAGCTTCGGAAATATGGTCAATTCCCTAA